One part of the Nymphaea colorata isolate Beijing-Zhang1983 unplaced genomic scaffold, ASM883128v2 scaffold0195, whole genome shotgun sequence genome encodes these proteins:
- the LOC116268287 gene encoding uncharacterized protein LOC116268287, producing the protein MEHILNATLAGGVVIGATAGIIYHPGGSLAIGFSPIGLYDTCGVHNLHAMPGLIGGLVSAVVAASFAYGSATDAYPITATDFPALSALVSAPYKQGGLQVAATFTSIGIGIATALIGGIFLRFVYSFNVREFFTDAVYFEEAEEFIEELALHNKTSSLEYAKVNDKTQGAELNMSNTQEFLKPTI; encoded by the exons ATGGAGCACATCCTCAACGCCACACTGGCGGGAGGAGTGGTCATCGGGGCAACTGCTGGCATCATCTACCACCCCGGAGGATCCCTCGCCATCGGATTCTCACCG ATAGGACTGTATGATACTTGCGGAGTGCATAACCTCCACGCCATGCCTGGCCTGATCGGTGGACTCGTCAGCGCTGTGGTCGCCGCCTCTTTCGCATACGGTTCTGCGACTGACGCCTATCCAATCACTGCTACTGACTTCCCAGCGTTATCTGCTCTGGTAAGTGCACCGTACAAGCAGGGCGGCCTGCAGGTGGCTGCTACTTTCACCTCCATCGGTATCGGCATCGCTACTGCTCTCATCGGTGGTATTTTCCTGCGCTTCGTGTACAGTTTCAACGTAAGGGAATTCTTCACGGACGCTGTGTACTTCGAGGAGGCCGAGGAGTTCATTGAGGAACTGGCCCTTCATAACAAGACTTCATCCCTCGAGTATGCCAAGGTGAACGATAAGACTCAGGGAGCAGAACTCAACATGAGCAATACTCAGGAATTCTTGAAGCCGACCATATGA